One genomic window of Haliotis asinina isolate JCU_RB_2024 chromosome 4, JCU_Hal_asi_v2, whole genome shotgun sequence includes the following:
- the LOC137282537 gene encoding arylsulfatase B-like yields MGVLQLLAVSLFFVSLSLAQRPNIVFIVADDLGWNDVGFRNPDMITPNIDKLATEGIIFNNAYVQPLCSPSRTAFMSGMYPFHAGMQHMALNRDQKVCVPLNYTFLPQELKKLGYATHIIGKWHLGYCKWECTPTYRGFDTFFGYYNAGEDYFTHTSGRYLDFRDNKLPARNYTGEYSANTFGQRAVDIIHRHNVSQPLFLYLPYQSVHAPIEVPQKYEDMYPNVINEGRRKYSGMVSALDEAVGNVTKALKDRGLFENTLILFTADNGGHLQAYSNNWPLRGGKYTIWEGGTKGASFMYGAGLQKTGTTYEGMIHAIDWKPTLVSAAGGTPESTIDGMSLWDSIRNGLPSSRTEFIYNIDYFEFPEEGHAAIRVGDYKLILGYPGDPDGWHKPMNRTEDDIYEETVYFTGDDPVQLFNIREDPTEHNNIAPAMPDMVAKLRARFEEYTKTMVPANYPDGDPASDPSNFGDVWSPGWC; encoded by the exons ATGGGGGTTCTACAGCTCCTTGCAGTTTCCCTGTTTTTCGTATCACTGTCATTGGCACAGCGTCCTAACATCGTTTTCATTGTGGCAGATGATTTAG GGTGGAATGATGTTGGTTTCCGGAATCCTGACATGATAACCCCAAACATCGACAAACTGGCCACAGAGGGAATCATTTTCAACAATGCATACGTCCAGCCTCTTTGCAGCCC ATCCCGAACCGCCTTTATGAGTGGAATGTATCCGTTCCATGCAGGCATGCAG CATATGGCATTAAACCGTGACCAGAAAGTGTGTGTGCCCCTCAACTATACATTCCTCCCCCAGGAACTAAAGAAACTCGGCTATGCCACCCACATAATCGGAAA GTGGCATCTTGGGTATTGCAAGTGGGAATGCACCCCGACGTACCGAGGCTTTGATACTTTCTTTGGTTATTATAACGCCGGTGAAGACTACTTCACTCACACTTCTG GGCGTTACTTGGACTTCAGGGACAATAAGCTTCCTGCAAGAAACTATACTGGAGAATATTCTGCT AACACATTCGGCCAGAGAGCCGTTGACATCATCCATCGTCATAATGTATCCCAGCCATTGTTTCTGTACCTCCCGTATCAGAGTGTACATGCTCCAATTGAG GTGCCACAGAAGTATGAGGATATGTATCCGAATGTGATTAACGAAGGGCGACGAAAGTACAGCG GAATGGTTTCTGCTCTGGATGAGGCAGTGGGGAATGTTACCAAGGCCCTGAAGGATCGGGGCTTGTTTGAAAATACTCTGATTCTATTCACAGCAGAT AATGGAGGCCACCTCCAAGCATATTCCAACAACTGGCCTCTGAGAGGAGGAAAGTACACGATCTGGGAAGGGGGTACGAAGGGGGCATCCTTCATGTATGGTGCAGGGCTCCAGAAGACTGGGACGACATACGAAGG AATGATTCACGCCATCGACTGGAAGCCCACTTTGGTGTCTGCTGCTGGAGGAACTCCAG AATCTACCATTGATGGAATGAGCCTCTGGGATTCTATTCGAAATGGCCTCCCCTCATCCAGGACAGAGTTCATCTACAACATTGACTACTTTGAATTTCCAGAGGAAGGGCACGCTGCAATAAG GGTAGGAGACTACAAGCTGATCCTGGGGTACCCTGGAGATCCTGATGGCTGGCACAAACCCATGAACAGAACCGAAGATGATATCTATGAAGAAACGGTTTACTTCACAGGAGATGACCCAGTTCAACTCTTCAACATTCGAG AAGATCCCACTGAGCACAACAACATCGCACCAGCGATGCCGGATATGGTGGCGAAGTTGCGCGCCAGGTTTGAGGAGTACACGAAGACCATGGTGCCAGCCAATTATCCCGATGGAGATCCAGCTTCTGACCCAAGCAATTTCGGAGATGTATGGAGCCCTGGGTGGTGCTAG